A single region of the Malaclemys terrapin pileata isolate rMalTer1 chromosome 2, rMalTer1.hap1, whole genome shotgun sequence genome encodes:
- the CCN3 gene encoding CCN family member 3, whose amino-acid sequence MRLTRGCDWGQRLPSLGLLLLLLLCKVSGQPPPCPPQCGGRPCPAEPPSCAPGVPAVLDSCACCLVCARQRGESCSERQPCDQGSGLYCDRSAGAGRGICLVLEGDNCVFDGVIYQSGETFQPSCKYQCACRDGQIGCVPRCNLDLLLPGPDCPFPRKTEVPGECCEKWTCDPKEEVTLGSFAMAAYRKESTLGIDVSDSSSNCIEQTTEWSSCSKSCGMGFSTRITNRNPQCAMMKQTRLCMVRPCESEQLIDKKGKKCVRTKKSLKAVHFEYKNCTSIQTYKPRYCGLCTDGRCCTPHNTKTIKVEFQCPQSKVLKKPMMLITTCVCHNNCPQDNVFFQLLEPMFNGVKI is encoded by the exons ATGAGGCTGACGCGTGGCTGTGACTGGGGGCAGCGcctgcccagcctggggctgctACTGCTTCTGCTGCTGTGCAAG GTGAGTGGCCAGCCGCCGCCGTGCCCCCCGCAGTGCGGCGGCCGCCCGTGCCCGGCAGAGCCGCCCAGCTGCGCCCCGGGAGTGCCCGCCGTGCTGGACAGCtgcgcctgctgcctggtgtgCGCCCGGCAGCGCGGGGAGAGCTGCTCCGAGCGGCAGCCCTGCGACCAGGGCAGCGGCCTCTACTGCGACCGCAGCGCCGGGGCCGGACGGGGCATCTGCCTGG TGCTTGAAGGAGACAACTGTGTGTTTGATGGGGTTATTTATCAGAGTGGGGAGACATTCCAGCCCAGCTGTAAATACCAGTGTGCCTGCAGAGATGGACAGATTGGCTGTGTGCCTCGCTGTAACCTTGACCTACTGCTCCCTGGTCCTGATTGCCCTTTCCCAAGGAAAACTGAAGTCCCAGGAGAGTGTTGTGAGAAGTGGACTTGTGACCCTAAAGAGGAAGTGACTTTGGGCAGTTTTGCTATGGCTG CCTATAGAAAAGAATCAACTCTTGGAATTGATGTCTCTGACTCAAGTTCCAACTGTATTGAGCAGACAACAGAATGGAGTTCATGTTCCAAAAGCTGTGGAATGGGCTTTTCCACCCGCATTACAAACAGGAATCCTCAGTGTGCGATGATGAAGCAGACACGACTCTGCATGGTGCGACCTTGTGAGAGCGAGCAGCTGATTGATAAG AAAGGGAAAAAGTGTGTCCGAACAAAGAAGTCATTGAAAGCTGTTCACTTTGAGTACAAGAACTGCACTAGTATACAGACCTATAAACCCCGCTATTGTGGGCTCTGCACTGATGGACGATGCTGCACACCACACAACACCAAGACAATCAAGGTTGAGTTCCAGTGTCCCCAGAGCAAAGTCCTCAAAAAGCCAATGATGCTGATCACTACCTGTGTCTGTCATAACAACTGTCCCCAGGACAACGTTTTCTTCCAGCTGTTAGAGCCAATGTTCAATGGAGTAAAAATATGA